The Apium graveolens cultivar Ventura chromosome 10, ASM990537v1, whole genome shotgun sequence nucleotide sequence TTGTAGTTGTGAGGCCTAGTATATGAAATTTCTTTCGAGTAATCTGCTTGCTCTGAAAATTGCGGGACTGTTATTTGTCAGATTCCATGTGAAGAGTGGAGTTTCAGGTTTTGAATATCATTATATATGTGTATAATTTCAGAGTTGGTTTAATCATATGATTGTTTAAATTTTTCCTCCCATAGACACTTCAGATTTGCGGAAATTTTGGTTAAATTTTGAATTTGGAACTGTGAAACCTAATTTACGTTCTTGCTCTCCAGTTATATGTTCTTGCTATGAGAGTTGCAGGATTGTAGTGACGAATATCTGTCTCTCAGGTTTTATGTAAATAGTGTAGATTAGTTTTTCTTCGTTCTTATGATCTGTTTACAACTTCAAAGTTGATAATATTAGTTGATTAATTGTTTCTATTATCCTATTGACACTTCTGATTGCTGAAGTATGAACAAATTCTAGTGTTGAGTTGTGAAACCTATAAGTCGCCTATTTTTTTACTCCAGAATTCGCAGTGACGAATATATAGTCTGCCAGGTTCTATGTAAAAACTGTAGTTTTgaatttctaaaataaaattttcaagtaTATGATTCAAAATATATGTAAGGATGACCACTGTAAGGTAACACGTGCTAAGCATAATTTCCATCAATCTTGATGCCAAATATGCTTTCGAATGGCATGATATGATAAATTGCTTGATGTTGTCAAAAGATATTCTGTTTTGATAATGACATAGCGAAATATTTAACTTTATTGTTGTGTGGATTACATGGAACAGATGCGAGTAAGATTGTTCTTGATATATGGAGGGTAAACAAAATCTGTTATCCAAGTCATTTATTGTTTTGATTCTGCACTCATTGAAGAAGCTTATACTGAAAAATAACAGTCCAAACATGATAATTGTTGTAAACTTAGGCCTCTTTGTGGTGTCATAGAAGAGCTTTTTTGATCTCTTAGTAATCTAATATAGCAGATGCTCGCATCTCTCCTAGATTGAAAGTCAGATGTTCCATTTGTATACTTAATTGTTACAATAATAACTTGAAATAATTATGTTCAGATGCTGGTTACTCAACAAGCTCTAAGCGAGCCACTGAAATACATTTTGGAATCAGGTATAACGCTGAAATCACAATGAGATGCAATGCGTGCTGGAGGGAACTAGAAGGGAAAGCTATCAGCACCACTTGTGGTCACCTATTGTGTATCCCGATGgcaaattaatttaattttagtATTGAATATACCGATCCTGCTAGGAATGTTACTGTTATATTCCTTAAAAAGTATAAAGGCACTGAGGATGCTGGTAGGATTCTCAGCAATGATGCAGCTTGCCCAATATGTGACCAAGTACTCTCTAAAAGGTATGCAACTTCACTCAATAAAGTTTAAATACTGCTGTGTAATTATCTCTTTTTCTATTGAAAGATTTAGACTTAAAACTCACAGAAAATGATGGTCATGACAGTTTGGAAAAGTTTTTATAAGAATAATGAGTGTGCCTAATTATGATGATTTTAGCTCTATCTTATTGTTTTCTTGATGTGATTTGGATTGCATATTAATATATTGCATGTTAGAAGAATAGATTTCCTGAGAACTGTGTATTTAACTGCATATTAATACATTTTACCTTTTAATTTGTCAGTCTCATGAGACCTGTGGATGTCAATCCAAATGATGAGTGGATCAATGTAAGCCAGCTGCAAGCATATATCGAATAACTCATTATGTTTACAATTTTTTCCGTTTTCATAAGAAATCATGTCTTTCCCTACTTTTCATGActcatattttaattttattagtCGGTGAACTCTCTTGCAGAATTCTGGTTAATGGTTTGCCCTTTCTTGCAGATGGCCATGGCTGGGGTAACTCCTCAAATATGTATCCTTCAATTTACACCGTACATATGTTTATAAAACTTAAAAATATGTTTAGTATGCGTATAGAACAAAATAATTTTGGATTAAGACATTTCCCAGACGAATTTGGAGATATGAAAAAAAATACATGTAAAGCTTTTATTTTCTTATTCTATGATTGATGTTAAATTTTAACAGGTATTAATACAATTCAAATCTTTTACCTTTCCTTGACATGATACAAGTGATGAAAAGTGCCTACAGAAGTGTGATGTTCTACGCTGGGCAGAAGGAACTGGAGATGCAATTCAAGATGAACAGAATAGTGGCCCAGTGCCGACAAAAATGCGAAGCAATGCAAGGAAAATTCACAGAAAAAATGGAGCAAGTGCATACTGCATATCAGAAAATGGCAAAAAAGTGCCAGATGATGGAACAAGAAATGGAGAGTTTATCCAAAGACAAGCAAGAACTTCAGGAAAAGTTTTCTGAGAAGTCCAGGTACTCTTTTCAATTCTTTCCAAGATTGTTAGAACTTGAAATGCAGTCtcaatatttttatttttcttggcAATTGATCACCTCTTGGCATGTTCTGGTTAATTTATACTACCAGGCAAAAAAGAAAGCTTGATGAAATGTATGATCAGCTAAGATGCGAGTACGAGTCAATTAAAAGAACAGCAATTCAACCTGCAAACACTTTCTATTCTGGAACTGAACCTGATTTGTTTGCAAGTCCAGCTAACGTGATGCCTAATAGAGATCCCTTCAAGAAAGGTAACTAATTTTGTTTTTTTAGTTAATATGGTCTATAGAACTTGTCTTGAGTGTCTCagtttttttttgctaattaattTCTTATCATTTTAAAAGCATTTGCTAAATGTTGTGATGTTGTAAAAGCTCTATTGTGCTATAGCTGATAAGCATGCATTTTAAAGCTAGCCCTTGTTGTATACTTGGCAACAAAAAAAACTAGTTGATTTATCTTTTGCAGATTGGCCGGCTTACACTCCTGATACTCCAGGACCTCGAGAGGATATATGGCCTTCAGTAGCGAGACAGAACAGTTCTAATTCTGGTCCCTTTGATGTTTCTACTGGCTCGCCCGGCAAACAGTCAGCTGGGCCAACTGATTTTAGCAACAGAAGAGGTATTAATCGTACAGCGTTTGGTGCTGGAGCGAGATCTGGATCTGGAGCAGGGAACCCATCAATGACATTGAGAAATCTCATCATTTCACCAATAAAGCGACCTCAACCCTCCCGAAGTCGGCCTCCAATGTTCACGTAAGAACTGAACTAAATCTGCATGTATATTGCATTGGTTTCTATACCATCACCAGATCATTGATTTTCTTTCAGGCTGTAAAGAGGAGTGAATCTGGATGTGGATTAAAGCTGGTAGTTTTGAGCCACTTGGGCGGCAATTTCTTTACTTGTTTGAACACCAAGCAACACAGACTGTGAATGCCTATATTTTGCTTATCAGAATTTTAGGAGTGAATCTCCATATGTGGATTAGACTCGGTACTTTTGAGCTACTTCGCAAGCAAGTTTTGTTGCACACCAGGTGAGGAAGAATGTAACTACTTATGTTTTAACCACTTTGGTCCTTGGTCTCAGTAAGTGAATTTAAGATTTTCATCGGCCACTTTCACCTAGAAGTCAAGAGATTTTCGCTATAAGAATTGGAGACGGTCATAATTTCAATAAGTGAAGGTCAAATTTGTTACAATTTTGTTCAGATATAGGTTTAACCAAATGTGGGAATTCCTAAAGCTAGAATTGAACATGTCTCAACACCAGTATCTCAACTAATCTATAGAAAACGATATACAGAGATCAATAGTGACTTTCCCATATCAAGATGCAACATAAGATTAATATGAGAAGATTAGCCTGTCAGTGTCACCTCTATCATATAAAGGTCGAAGAGGATAAAGATAGTGCTACGATTCAAAGGCAGCGAAGTTAAGTACACCTTCACCAGAAAGCATTAAAATAGATTTACCAACTTCATAAAAGCGATTGAAGCAAACTCTTAAGCAGTATGTGGCCCTTGTCCAGGCACAGGTTTTATAGTTGCATCATAATCTAGTCAAACATCTTGGTGAATTGTGTTCCTTACAAGTGTTTACATATTTGGCTTCCTCGCCTTAAACTGGCACCGTATGAATGATGAACATTGTTAAGACCTGATCTTTCGTAATATTCATAAACTTGCAACTGGCATATTATAGAAGGTAGCACGAGATGTATAGACCAGCTTGTCAGATTCCTTTAATTTGAACTCGACTGCTACTACTGTTAAGTTCCTTCCGCTCCTTACGACGGAGGCATCAACTACCACCTCTGACTGCAAATGTAAAACAAAGTATTAAAATTAGAACAGAACAACACATTAGGTGGGTCAAATCGAAGTGTATTGTGCTGTAGATGTTTGTGCACAGCCTAAAATAGTAGAGGCTATTAACATTTCCGTTTATCTATGTACATTTCAATGATACACAATCTTGCAAAACAAAACCGAGTATGTGAGGGAAGAGTTGATTCATTTGTGAATCAGATGTGATGAGCTATATAAAAACACATTCAGATCAACTGTTTCCGAACAAGCTCTAAAATAACTCTTTTGATAGAATGGCCGGGTGCTCATTATCTCAATAAATATGGTGTAGCTCTCAGTCAGTAACTTTTAAACATAAATAAACAATAAACAATCAAGAGTTTAAATACTTGAATTCGACAAACTTACATCACGTGGCGCAGAAGAGAGGTAAGAATTACTCGATTCTCCAAGAAAAAGTTCCTTGTCTTTGCCCACAACAGTTCGTGCACAATCTACTGCAACCATCTCTGCGACGGATGCTACAGCCCCACCATGTAATCCTCCGTACACATTCTAAACCCCATccagaaaaaaaaaattagtcTTCTACCAAAATTTGAATAACATTAAAACAACAAAGAGTGTAAAAGTTCAAGCTGTTTAATTAAGAGAGCAAATCAAAGGAAGATAGCCTAATTTTCACTTAATGCTATTTAAATTTAACAAAAACTTAAAGATACCATAAACTGCATAAGCATTCCATCAAAACTCAGTCATTCTATCAACACCTCATCAGCCATCAGTCTATCATAGTTCAAACCTTGGAGGGCTTGCAAGTTGCAACTTCCCCTAGTTGACGGTAATTTAACATGCTATCAAAACTCGATTAATATCAAATATAACAATCTCTGGCATATCAACACTAAGGTTTGTTACCGACACTAAATTAGACTTTCAAGCGACGAAGCATTGACGTAACCATGATTTGCATAACAAGGGAACATCACGTGCTTATTAAAAGAGCTGGTATACACATAGATAAGTGAAGTCTAACTAATATTTTCAGCAACACAATTTTATAAATAGAAAAACAGAGTAAGAAAAACAGAGTGAAAACAGAGCAGCTTACAGTGACAACAGGTTTGACGCGGAGGAGAAAAGATGAGCGGCCTCTTCCGACATGAACAACCTCAAGCAGACCTCTTAATATGTTTGAGATATAATTTTGAACGTCATAATCTTCTGGGATTGTATCAGATAGTCCCATCCTCTGTAAAAAACCACCAAGAATTGAAATCTGCTCAGGAGCCTGGTCTTTGATGATTGCATCTTGGAGAAATTGTTTCTCCATATTGTGATTCTTGATTTCCCAGAATTGGGTACAGATCTGATGTATCACGACACAAACAAGTTATGCAGTTAGTCAAAGAATATATACAGGTTCCCTGTCCACGACCATAGTTGGATAGAGACCCTATCCAACCAACAAATCAGGATCATTGAAGTAAAAAACGAATGGTCAGATCCGCTATACTTCATTCCCTTTTTTACCCTTTTCCTATGTTAATTCATTTATCAATGCTTTTTTAActacataaatattaatttaataagatattattcttaatatttctgattaaaaatataatatttaaaaaatattataaaatattttataataatattaaatattatatttaatttttaatattcaatattttaaaagtattgaaacattaaaatgaaattaatatatttaaatatttaataatatatattaaaataataaaggaaaatatttttgatatttaaatattttaattattcaatatttttaataataaatgaaaatatttgaatacTTCATTCCCCTTTTTACCCTTTTCCTATGTTAATTCATTTATCAATGCTTTTTTAActacataaatattaatttaataagatattattcttaatatttctgattaaaaatataatatttaaaaaatattataaaatattttataataatattaaatattatatttaatatttaatattcaatattttaaaagtattgaaacattaaaaagaaattaatatatttaaatatttaataatatatattaaaataataaaggaaaatatttttgatatttaaatattttaattattcaatatttttaataataaatgaaaatatttgaatacTTCATTCCCCTTTTTACCCTTTTCCTATGTTAATTCATTTATCAATGCTTTTTTAActacataaatattaatttaataagatattattcttaatatttctgattaaaaatataatatttaaaaaatattataaaatattttataataatattaaatattatatttaatatttaatattcaatattttaaaagtattgaaacattaaaaagaaattaatatatttaaatatttaataatatatattaaaataataaaggaaaatatttttgatatttaaatattttaattattcaatatttttaaaaataaatgaaaatatttgaatatttgaaaatattaataatGTTAAACATTAATAATGTCTAATAAACACAAATATTATACctccgcaatgtttcattgcggtagtcccacaatgtttcattgcgtccccgcaatgtttcattgcggtaGTCGTTTTACCTTACACACAGACACAGAAACTCAGATACAGATACTCGCATATACACGCAGAAACTCAAAAACAGACACTCAAACACGACCATCAGCGACATTGAAGCGATTTGAGACAATTTCAATCACAACCACTCCACTGATCTTCTTGTTTCATCAGGTATACAAACGATTTATAGCTATGCACACACTTATACACACGATTACACCAACACACACGATTATACAATGAGTTTGAGTTTGAGTGCGATTTTATTCGATTACTATTCGATTTTTTTATGTGAATGTGATATTTGTTCGAAATTATGTTGATTATGTGATAATTAGGGTTCGAATTAGGGGtaaattagttaataattaggttAAATTAGGTTTCGAATTAGGGGTAATTTAGATGGGTTTTGTGTGTATTTTGtagattttttaattttaagcTAATTTTTTATTAATGCCAATGAAGTGTTTGATGAAAGTCCTCTGAGAATTAGTTTGTTTTTTACATTAGTAAGTAGCTGAAGAGTATCATTCTTAAGCTTGAGATTTTTTACATCAGTTGTCTAAACTGTTAAGGTGTGAAGTACAATATTTTAAGATCATTGCTTGAATTCAAGTACAATTTATCTAACAGTAAACTTTGTTTTTTGTTGCATTCTGGATAGAGTTTTTATGTCCACAAATTGTGATAATGCAACTCTACAAGATGGCATTCCACTCATTAGAATGTCATTTATTTATAAGAACATAGTAAGAATTCTTAAACTTGTCATTACCTATATCTTCTGCAGTTGTTGAGACACCAGATTGATACAAAAATATTGTGAATATCTTATTCTAGTATTCTTTGCCATTCCTCactaatttctttcttcatgtatATCTAATAAGAGAATCTTTAAAACAAATGTATAACCAGTATTTTAACCAAGAATTGTGGAATCATGCTACATTATCTAATCTTATATCTACTACTCAAGTCATAAGAGTCCatataaataatattatcatTCAGAAGGTGTGGGATTGGTGTTGTTAGTGACAGCATTGAAATTTCTACTCAAGATTCTCAATGTTGGTTTCATGGCTAAAGAAAGAGCCACAGTTTTAGTCCAACTAAAATCAGAATTTTGACACATTAGCTGAAGAGTATCATTCTTAAGCTGAAAGAATGTTTGTTTTCTTTTTCGTAATTACTGTTTGTTTGGAGTTGTACTGATGTGCTTTTTGGTTTAAAATATTGCAGATACTATGGACATGGAGTGTGGACCTCTTGATCGATCCTTGCTGACTATGCAGGACCGCCATATTAGCAGTCTGATCTGGGAGGGCGGGGACAGGAATACCGTAGATGTTAGACAGCTGACAGCGAGGATGGGTGAGTGGCATATACTTCCAGATCAGCAGGCTCTGTTGGATGCATATGGTTTTGGGGCGTTCGGCAACCCCCGAGTGGTTCGGCAGAATGACATCAGAATCATTACGGCCTTGATTGAGAGGTGGAGGCCAGAGACTAACACATTCCATATGCCGTGTGGGGAGATGACTATTACTTTGGAGGATGTTTATATGATTCTGGGATTACCGGTTACTGGCCGTTCTCTCACCCAGGGCGAGCTTGAGCACCCGAAGGCGTGGTTCATGAAGAACTGGGAGGATCTGTCTATGTCAGAGCAGGAGCGCATGGAGTTCTATAAGGATGGGCTGCATTTTAACCAGCTGAGGAACCGGTACGGGGCGAGAGCTGATACCAGAGATATGAATGCTGCTCAGATTGAGGTGCAGTGCAGAGTGCATACACGAGCCTATATGTTATTTATTATTGGAGGCGTGCTTTTTCCTACATCTTCGCGGGACGTGGTTTATCCCCGGTATATGCAGCTGCTGATGGAGGAGTCGGAGATTCGTGATTATGCATGGGGTGCAGCTGTTTTGGCACACTTGTACAGATCACTGACTTTGTCGGCTGATAGGTCTGTTCGCACCTTTAACGGGTGTAGTCTGCTATTGATGTTGTGGGCTTACGAGAGATTGGCACCCGGGAGGCCGGAGATTGCGCCTCAGCAGGAGATTCGGTGGCCGAGGGCGTGCGCGTGGGCCGAGCCAGTGAAGGTTAGTAGAGTAAACCCCCACCATCATACACGTAACTACCGGGGTGATTTGGACAGTTTACAGCTACAGTGGGTGACATGGCAGCCGTATGCCAGACTTTACGAGAGAGAGGCTGATCCTGATGATGTTGATGCTACTCATTTCCCGGTGTGCCGTCATATGGCTCTTGGTCGTATCCCGCTGGTAGCATTTGAGATCATTGAGTACCAGTATTCTGATAGGGTACTGAGACAGTTTGGGATGTGCCAGTATATACCGGATGATCCGTTTGATCACGCTGTTCTGAGGTTGGAGAGACAGTCTTCTTTTCAGCGGCCTCACCGTCTTGCTATGCATCAGCAGTATGTTGCCGAGTGGGAGAGTTATGTGGCTACGGGCGGGCCGGATATTGTTGAGGGCGGGTTTGTATCTTTCGCCGAGTATATGCAGTGGTATAGACAGGTAAGTAAGATGAGGATCGCTCGTTGTGTACCCCCTGAGGGCGATATCATACAGCCCCGTGACTGGTACCCTCAGCAGATGATGGGTGATGCGGTATGGTATTCTTCACTTGTTTCCAATTGTAGTCTTTACCTGTTTTCCTACAActatttaggttaatttcccgtgaattatcgttaattccctacaactacttgtaaaatggattaaaaatgaaaataagaacttatttaggttattttcccgtgaattatcgttaattccctacaactacttgtaaaatggattaaaaatgaaaataaggacctatttaggttattttcccgtgaattatcgttaattccctacaactacttgtaaaatggattaaaaatgaaaataaggacttatttaggttattttcccgtgaattatcattaattccctacaactacttgtaaaatggattaaaaatgaaaataaggacttatttaggttattttcccgtgaattatcgttaattccctacaactacttgtaaaatggattaaaaatgaaaataaggacttatttaggttattttcccgtgaattatcgttaattccctacaactacttgtaaaatggattaaaaatgaaaataaggacttatttaggttaatttcccgtgaattatcgttaattccctacaactacttgtaaaatggattaaaaatgaaaataaggacttatttaggttattttcccgtgaattatcgttaattccctacaactacttgtaaaatggattaaaaatgaaaataaggacttatttaggttattttcccgtgaattatcgttaattccctacaactacttgtaaaatggattaaaaatgaaaataaggacctatttaggttattttcccgtgaattatcgttaattccctacaactacttgtaaaatggattaaaaatgaaaacaaggacctatttaggttattttcctgtgaattatcgttaattccctacaactacttgtaaaatggattaaaaatgaaaataaggacttatttaggttattttcccgtgaattatcgttaattccctacaactacttgtaaaatggattaaaattgaaaataaggacttatttaggttattttcccgtgaattatcgttaattccctacaactacttgtaaaatggattgaaaatgaaaataaggacttatttaggttaatttcccgtgaattatcgttaattccctacaactacttgtaaaatggattaaaaatgaaaataaggacttatttaggttaatttccagtgaattatcgttaattccctacaactacttgtaaaatggattaaaaatgaaaataaggacttatttaggttattttcccgtgaattatcgttaattccctacaactacttgtaaaatggattaaaaatgaaaatacggacttatttaggttattttcccgtgaattatcgttaattccctacaactacttgtaaaatggattaaaaatgaaaataaggacttatttaggttattttcccgtgaattatcgttaattccctacaactacttgtaaaatggattgaaaatgaaaataaggacttatttaggttaatttcccgtgaattatcgttaattccctacaactacttgtaaaatggatttaaaatgaaaataaggacttatttaggttattttcccgtgaattatcgttaattccctacaactacttgtaaaatggatttgaaaatgaaaataaggacttatttaggttaatttcccgtgaattatcgttaattccctacaactacttgtaaaatggattaaaaatgaaaataaggacgtatttaggttaatttctcgtgaattatcgttaattccctataactacttgtaaaatggattaaaaatgaaaataaggacctatttaggttattttcccgtgaattatcgttaattccctacaactacttgtaaaatggattaaaaatgaaaataaggacttatttaggttattttcccgtgaattattgttaattccctacaactacttgtaaaatggattaaaaatggaaataaggacttatttaggttattttcccgtgaattatcgttaattccctacaactacttgtaaaatggattaaaaatgaaaataaggacttatttaggttattttcccgtgaattatcgttaattccctacaactacttgtaaaatggattgaaaatgaaaataaggacttatttaaattagtttcccgtgaattatcgttaattccctacaactacttgtaaaatggattcAAAATGAAtataaggacttatttaggttattttcccgtgaattatcgttaattccctacaactactggtaaaatggattaaaaatgaaaataaggacttatttaggttattttcccgtgaattatcgttaattccctacaactacttgtaaaatggattaaaaatgaaaataaggacttatttaggttattttcccgtgaattatcgttaattccctacaactactggtaaaatggattaaaaatgaaaataaggacttatttaggttaatttctcgtgaattatcgttaattccctataactacttgtaaaatggattatcTTTATTTATTTGTAGTTAGAGAGTGCTATGAAGATGACATACATGATCCACATGCGCGACCCTCCTAGCTGGTTCTATGATGTCATTCCCGATTTTCTCGCACATTATGATCGGGTAATGACTGAGTGGAAGGGTCTTGGATACAGTAGGCCCGCTTTCATCAGACCGAAAGATATTCAGCAGCCTCTTGTTGACCTGCAGCCTCCTGCTGGAGATGCACGTGAGGTAGACATTCATGATACAGCTCCTAGTAGCTCGCAACAGACAGGGCCCCCTATCTCTCAGAAGCGTCCTCGTGAGGTACTAATAACTATCATTCACGAACTTGTGATCTTTTTAATTTCGTTTATTGAATATGTAAATGACCTGTGTGTCTTTAATTTACATTAATGGCAGGATGAGACTGGTGGTCCTGAGGAGGATACCGCAGTACTTGTCCCCCCTAAACGTCCACGTGAGGTATAAATTTCTAATAAAAGCTTTCATTTCATGCATCGTAGAACTTCGATTAATATGTCCGTGTCGGCTGTAATTGCAGGAGGTTCAGTCTACTGGTGATATTCCAGCCACCCATGCTCCTACACATGTATCTATTCCCCCTCAGGtacaaatattttataaatattgtCCTCCTGTGCACTTACATATTTACAGCTTCCTGTGTTGAATAATGTTTATGTATTGGCTTGTAATTGCAGGTTGAGGTTCAGTCTACTGGTGATGTTCCACCCGCCACTGCTCCTACACCTGTATCTCAGGTACAAATCTTTGACAAATATTGTCCTCCTATGCACTTACACATTTTTAGCTTCGAGTgttgaatatgtttatgtatcGGCTTCAAATTGCAGGTTGAGGTTCAATCTCCAGCTGATGTTCCACCCACCACTGCTCCGACACCTGTATCCATTCCCC carries:
- the LOC141693698 gene encoding E3 ubiquitin-protein ligase CCNB1IP1 homolog isoform X4; amino-acid sequence: MRCNACWRELEGKAISTTCGHLLCTEDAGRILSNDAACPICDQVLSKSLMRPVDVNPNDEWINMAMAGVTPQILMKSAYRSVMFYAGQKELEMQFKMNRIVAQCRQKCEAMQGKFTEKMEQVHTAYQKMAKKCQMMEQEMESLSKDKQELQEKFSEKSRQKRKLDEMYDQLRCEYESIKRTAIQPANTFYSGTEPDLFASPANVMPNRDPFKKGPREDIWPSVARQNSSNSGPFDVSTGSPGKQSAGPTDFSNRRGINRTAFGAGARSGSGAGNPSMTLRNLIISPIKRPQPSRSRPPMFT
- the LOC141693698 gene encoding E3 ubiquitin-protein ligase CCNB1IP1 homolog isoform X1 is translated as MRCNACWRELEGKAISTTCGHLLCTEDAGRILSNDAACPICDQVLSKSLMRPVDVNPNDEWINMAMAGVTPQILMKSAYRSVMFYAGQKELEMQFKMNRIVAQCRQKCEAMQGKFTEKMEQVHTAYQKMAKKCQMMEQEMESLSKDKQELQEKFSEKSRQKRKLDEMYDQLRCEYESIKRTAIQPANTFYSGTEPDLFASPANVMPNRDPFKKDWPAYTPDTPGPREDIWPSVARQNSSNSGPFDVSTGSPGKQSAGPTDFSNRRGINRTAFGAGARSGSGAGNPSMTLRNLIISPIKRPQPSRSRPPMFTL
- the LOC141693698 gene encoding E3 ubiquitin-protein ligase CCNB1IP1 homolog isoform X3, producing MRCNACWRELEGKAISTTCGHLLCTEDAGRILSNDAACPICDQVLSKSLMRPVDVNPNDEWINMAMAGVTPQILMKSAYRSVMFYAGQKELEMQFKMNRIVAQCRQKCEAMQGKFTEKMEQVHTAYQKMAKKCQMMEQEMESLSKDKQELQEKFSEKSRQKRKLDEMYDQLRCEYESIKRTAIQPANTFYSGTEPDLFASPANVMPNRDPFKKGPREDIWPSVARQNSSNSGPFDVSTGSPGKQSAGPTDFSNRRGINRTAFGAGARSGSGAGNPSMTLRNLIISPIKRPQPSRSRPPMFTL
- the LOC141693698 gene encoding E3 ubiquitin-protein ligase CCNB1IP1 homolog isoform X2 yields the protein MRCNACWRELEGKAISTTCGHLLCTEDAGRILSNDAACPICDQVLSKSLMRPVDVNPNDEWINMAMAGVTPQILMKSAYRSVMFYAGQKELEMQFKMNRIVAQCRQKCEAMQGKFTEKMEQVHTAYQKMAKKCQMMEQEMESLSKDKQELQEKFSEKSRQKRKLDEMYDQLRCEYESIKRTAIQPANTFYSGTEPDLFASPANVMPNRDPFKKDWPAYTPDTPGPREDIWPSVARQNSSNSGPFDVSTGSPGKQSAGPTDFSNRRGINRTAFGAGARSGSGAGNPSMTLRNLIISPIKRPQPSRSRPPMFT
- the LOC141693699 gene encoding uncharacterized protein LOC141693699, with the translated sequence MEKQFLQDAIIKDQAPEQISILGGFLQRMGLSDTIPEDYDVQNYISNILRGLLEVVHVGRGRSSFLLRVKPVVTNVYGGLHGGAVASVAEMVAVDCARTVVGKDKELFLGESSNSYLSSAPRDSEVVVDASVVRSGRNLTVVAVEFKLKESDKLVYTSRATFYNMPVASL